Proteins encoded by one window of Blautia luti:
- a CDS encoding PFL family protein, producing MINIFEVNETNKMIEHENLDVRTITMGISLLDCIDSDLETLNKKVYDKITTCAKDLVSTGEAISAEYGIPIVNKRISVTPIALIGGAACKTTEDFVTIAETLDRAAKTVGVNFIGGYSALVSKGMTPAEKLLIESIPQAMAKTERVCSSVNVGSTRTGINMDAVKLMGEIVLETAEATKDQDSLGCAKLVVFCNAPDDNPFMAGAFHGVTEADTIINVGVSGPGVVKTALEQVRGKDFETLCEMIKRTAFKVTRVGQLVAQEASRRLGVKFGIVDLSLAPTPAIGDSVAEILEEIGLEHAGAPGTTAALALLNDQVKKGGVMASAAVGGLSGAFIPVSEDQGMIDAVNAGALTIEKLEAMTCVCSVGLDMIAIPGDTKASTIAGIIADESAIGMVNQKTTAVRLIPVIGKGVGEVVEFGGLLGYAPIMPVNQFSCDAFVQRGGRIPAPIHSFKN from the coding sequence ATGATCAATATTTTTGAGGTAAATGAGACAAATAAAATGATCGAGCACGAGAACCTGGACGTGCGTACTATTACAATGGGAATCAGTCTTCTGGACTGCATCGACAGTGACCTTGAGACATTAAATAAAAAAGTTTATGATAAGATCACAACCTGTGCCAAAGATCTGGTATCTACAGGTGAAGCGATTTCCGCTGAGTATGGGATTCCAATCGTAAATAAGAGAATTTCAGTCACTCCGATCGCACTGATCGGCGGTGCTGCATGTAAGACTACGGAAGATTTTGTAACAATCGCTGAGACACTGGACAGAGCTGCCAAGACTGTCGGTGTGAACTTTATCGGAGGTTATTCTGCACTGGTAAGTAAGGGTATGACCCCGGCAGAGAAACTTCTGATCGAATCGATTCCACAGGCTATGGCGAAGACAGAACGTGTCTGCAGTTCTGTAAATGTTGGTTCTACACGTACTGGCATCAACATGGATGCGGTGAAGCTCATGGGCGAGATCGTTCTGGAAACAGCCGAAGCGACCAAGGATCAGGATTCCCTTGGCTGCGCGAAGCTGGTTGTATTCTGTAATGCACCGGACGATAACCCGTTTATGGCAGGTGCGTTCCATGGTGTGACAGAAGCGGATACCATCATTAACGTAGGTGTCAGCGGACCGGGTGTTGTTAAGACTGCTCTGGAACAGGTAAGAGGAAAAGATTTTGAGACTCTCTGCGAGATGATCAAGCGCACTGCTTTCAAGGTTACACGTGTTGGTCAGCTGGTTGCCCAGGAGGCTTCCAGACGTCTTGGGGTTAAGTTTGGTATCGTGGATCTGTCTCTTGCACCTACACCTGCGATCGGTGATAGTGTTGCAGAGATCCTTGAGGAAATTGGTCTGGAACATGCAGGTGCACCGGGAACAACAGCAGCCCTTGCTCTGTTAAATGACCAGGTTAAGAAGGGTGGAGTTATGGCTTCTGCTGCAGTTGGCGGTTTAAGCGGCGCATTTATTCCGGTCAGTGAGGATCAGGGTATGATCGATGCGGTGAATGCAGGGGCGCTTACCATTGAGAAACTAGAAGCGATGACCTGTGTATGCTCTGTAGGTCTTGATATGATCGCCATTCCTGGAGATACAAAGGCTTCTACAATTGCCGGTATTATTGCAGATGAATCTGCCATTGGTATGGTGAACCAGAAGACTACAGCGGTTCGTCTGATCCCGGTAATTGGTAAGGGTGTTGGTGAAGTGGTTGAGTTTGGTGGACTTTTAGGTTATGCACCGATCATGCCGGTGAATCAGTTCTCCTGTGATGCGTTTGTCCAGCGTGGAGGCAGAATTCCGGCGCCGATCCATAGCTTTAAGAATTAA
- a CDS encoding ABC transporter substrate-binding protein, translating into MKKRMLTIAATAMATMMMASPVMAQDFKIGICNYVDDASLNQIVDNIQSRLKEIGEEKDVNFDVSYDNCNADANVMEQIISDFQADNVDLMVGVATPVAMRMQSATEGTDTPVVFSAVSDPVGSGLVEDLEAPGANITGTSDYLDTSSIMKLIQAVNPDVKKIGLLYDIGQDSSTTAIQEAKDYLDKEGIEYVERTGTTTDEVQLAADALVADGVDAVFTPTDNTIMTAELSIYEKFIDAGIPQYTGADSFALNGAFVGYGVDYANLGQKTADMIADILMNDADPATTPVETFDNGTATVNTETCEGLGLDFETVKKDFEPLCTQVNEIVTAESFDEVEK; encoded by the coding sequence ATGAAAAAAAGAATGTTAACAATCGCAGCAACAGCAATGGCAACTATGATGATGGCATCACCGGTAATGGCACAGGATTTCAAGATCGGAATCTGCAACTATGTAGATGACGCTTCCCTGAACCAGATCGTAGACAATATCCAGTCCCGTCTGAAAGAGATCGGTGAAGAGAAGGATGTAAATTTCGACGTATCCTATGATAACTGTAATGCAGATGCCAACGTTATGGAACAGATCATTTCTGATTTTCAGGCTGATAATGTAGATTTAATGGTAGGTGTTGCAACACCTGTAGCAATGCGTATGCAGTCCGCAACAGAGGGAACCGATACACCGGTTGTATTCTCCGCAGTATCTGACCCTGTAGGAAGCGGTCTTGTAGAGGACTTAGAGGCACCTGGAGCAAATATCACAGGTACAAGTGATTATCTGGATACTTCTTCTATCATGAAACTGATTCAGGCAGTAAACCCGGACGTAAAGAAGATCGGACTTTTATATGACATCGGACAGGATTCTTCCACAACAGCGATCCAGGAAGCGAAAGATTATCTGGATAAAGAAGGAATCGAATATGTAGAGCGTACCGGTACCACAACAGATGAGGTACAGCTTGCAGCAGATGCACTGGTAGCAGATGGCGTAGATGCGGTATTCACACCAACTGACAACACAATCATGACAGCAGAGCTTTCCATCTATGAGAAATTTATTGATGCAGGTATCCCGCAGTACACAGGAGCTGACTCCTTTGCATTAAACGGTGCATTCGTTGGATACGGTGTTGATTATGCAAACCTTGGACAGAAGACGGCAGACATGATCGCAGACATCCTTATGAATGATGCAGATCCTGCAACAACACCTGTTGAAACTTTTGACAACGGTACTGCAACCGTAAACACAGAAACCTGCGAAGGACTTGGACTTGACTTCGAAACTGTTAAGAAAGACTTCGAACCATTATGCACACAGGTAAATGAGATCGTTACAGCAGAGAGCTTTGACGAGGTAGAAAAATAA
- a CDS encoding ABC transporter permease — protein sequence MTIATILSLGETALKLGLICSLTVLALFLSYSMLNVCDLSTDGCFTLGAAVGAAVAVSGHPFLSIFAAMAAGVCSGFVTAILQTKLGVDSLLAGIIVNTGLYSVNIAVMGGSSLINMNRTETVFSMMKETLKNTPLKGRGDIVVAFIAVAIVIAFLVFFLRTRLGLAIRATGNNADMVKSSSINPVFTTIVGLCVANSFTALSGCLLSQSQKSVDINIGQGMVTIALASLLIGGTILGRGGIFVRAVGMVLGSFIFRLVYTVALRFNMPAFMLKLVSSVIVVLAISGPYLKKQWPQIKRRMTHRKGVH from the coding sequence GTGACTATTGCGACTATACTCTCTCTTGGAGAGACCGCACTGAAGCTTGGCCTGATCTGTTCGCTGACAGTTCTTGCCCTGTTTCTCAGTTATTCCATGCTGAATGTCTGTGACCTTTCCACTGATGGCTGTTTCACACTGGGAGCGGCAGTGGGAGCGGCAGTGGCAGTCAGCGGACATCCTTTTTTATCAATTTTTGCAGCTATGGCTGCGGGTGTATGCTCGGGCTTTGTGACAGCTATACTTCAGACGAAGCTTGGTGTTGACAGTCTTCTTGCCGGAATTATCGTGAATACCGGTCTTTATTCCGTGAACATTGCAGTAATGGGAGGATCTTCCCTGATCAACATGAACAGAACAGAGACTGTATTTTCCATGATGAAAGAAACATTGAAAAATACACCGCTGAAAGGAAGAGGAGACATTGTCGTTGCCTTTATCGCAGTGGCCATTGTAATTGCTTTTCTCGTATTTTTCTTAAGGACCAGACTTGGTCTGGCAATCAGAGCAACCGGAAATAATGCAGATATGGTAAAATCTTCATCTATTAACCCGGTATTTACTACGATCGTAGGTCTCTGCGTGGCAAACTCCTTTACAGCACTTTCCGGATGTCTGTTATCCCAGTCACAGAAATCTGTAGATATTAATATCGGACAGGGAATGGTTACTATCGCACTTGCTTCCCTGCTGATCGGAGGTACGATTCTTGGCAGAGGCGGAATTTTCGTAAGAGCAGTAGGTATGGTACTTGGATCTTTTATTTTCCGTCTGGTATATACCGTTGCGCTGAGATTTAACATGCCGGCATTTATGCTGAAATTGGTATCTTCTGTGATCGTTGTACTGGCTATTTCAGGTCCGTACCTGAAGAAACAGTGGCCGCAGATTAAGAGAAGAATGACTCACAGGAAGGGAGTACATTGA
- a CDS encoding pyridoxal phosphate-dependent aminotransferase: MPTTKMVFHGSDIEKICEVYHLDPKNIIKFGANVNPLGLSENVKQQLASRLDILSSYPDRDYTTLRNTISEYCNVPAEFILPGNGSSELIALLIQERNPKHTLILGPTYSEYSRELSFSGSTQEYYHLREEDNFVLNVDDLCQTLEGNYDFLIICNPNNPTSSAITREDLQKLLTFCAEKNIFVMIDETYVEFAPDISEITAVTLTKEFTNLMVLRGVSKFYAAPGMRLGYGITGNLDFLKKMKEKQVPWSLNSLGALAGELMLQDKDYIHRTRELILSERTRLLQALVEIPTYKTYPAYANFILLKIQKPVLTSYDVFDACIRQGLMIRDCSSFECLDGEYIRFCIMNLEDNTRLLNILSSL, translated from the coding sequence ATGCCAACTACCAAAATGGTCTTTCACGGAAGCGATATTGAAAAAATATGCGAAGTCTATCATCTGGATCCCAAAAACATCATAAAATTCGGTGCCAACGTAAATCCACTGGGACTTTCTGAAAATGTAAAACAACAGCTTGCCAGCCGTCTGGACATCCTGTCCTCCTATCCTGACAGAGATTATACAACACTCCGCAATACGATCTCAGAGTACTGTAATGTCCCTGCAGAATTTATTCTCCCGGGAAATGGCTCCAGCGAACTGATTGCACTCCTGATCCAGGAACGAAACCCGAAACACACCCTGATCCTCGGACCAACCTATTCCGAATACTCCCGAGAACTCTCCTTCTCCGGCAGCACCCAGGAATACTATCATCTCCGAGAAGAAGATAATTTCGTTCTCAATGTAGACGATCTCTGCCAGACTCTGGAAGGAAACTATGACTTCCTGATCATCTGCAACCCAAACAATCCGACTTCTTCCGCCATCACCAGAGAAGACCTGCAAAAACTCCTCACATTCTGTGCAGAAAAGAACATCTTCGTAATGATCGACGAAACTTATGTAGAATTCGCCCCTGACATCAGCGAGATCACCGCCGTAACCCTCACCAAAGAATTTACCAACCTTATGGTTCTCCGTGGTGTATCCAAATTCTACGCTGCTCCAGGCATGCGCCTCGGCTACGGAATCACAGGAAACCTCGACTTTCTCAAAAAAATGAAAGAAAAACAGGTCCCATGGTCCTTAAACAGCCTCGGAGCCCTCGCCGGCGAACTCATGCTCCAGGACAAAGACTACATCCACCGCACCAGAGAACTCATCCTCTCCGAACGCACCCGACTGCTCCAGGCATTAGTGGAAATTCCAACCTACAAAACCTATCCGGCCTACGCCAACTTTATTCTCCTGAAGATCCAGAAGCCAGTTCTCACCTCCTACGACGTCTTCGACGCCTGCATCCGACAGGGGCTCATGATCCGTGACTGTTCCTCCTTTGAATGCCTCGACGGAGAATACATCCGCTTCTGCATCATGAACCTGGAGGACAACACCAGGCTTCTGAACATACTGTCATCTTTATAA
- a CDS encoding IS66 family transposase yields the protein MPDTYDHITLMCRLKAAQRRNKELESGERYIQLEELHQKEYNVYEHKIEKLKKELADAHKETIRVRNYWLQVLEDMLREFEKAQKRSAQELRKMEIRALNAEKQRDDALDKAAVFRHQFYEAASRLEEEQGKNLKLRAQINRDYENSSIPSSKAVRRKKITNNREKTGRKPGGQPGHKGHCRKRQEPTQPVILLPPPEEVLEDCAFKKTARTIIKQMVSIRMVLNVMEYHADVYYNSHTGERAHAAFPDGVIDDVNYDGSIRAFLFLLNNDCCTSIDKSRAFLSDLTGGKLNISKGMISRLNREFALKTEPERRSAYADMLLSPVMHTDCTNARENGKSCQVYVCATPDGKALYFAREKKGHEGVKGTVTEDYQGILVHDHDITFYNYGADHQECLAHVLRYLKASMENEPDRTWNKKMHALVQEMVHFRNGCRQPHGPDPEIVSGFEKRYREILETARKEYEDIPANDYYKDGYNLFLRMEKYMHNHLLFLHDIRVPATNNEAERLLRNYKRKQAQAVTFRSFESIDYLCQCMSMLVLMRLEDPANIYDRVSRIFG from the coding sequence ATGCCTGATACTTATGATCATATCACTCTCATGTGTCGGCTGAAAGCTGCACAACGCAGAAACAAAGAACTGGAATCTGGCGAAAGATATATCCAGTTAGAAGAACTTCATCAGAAAGAGTACAACGTTTATGAACATAAGATTGAGAAGCTGAAAAAAGAACTTGCAGATGCGCACAAAGAAACGATCCGTGTGCGCAATTACTGGCTTCAGGTACTGGAGGATATGCTCCGAGAGTTTGAAAAGGCACAAAAAAGGTCCGCGCAGGAACTCCGAAAAATGGAGATCCGTGCACTGAATGCAGAAAAGCAAAGAGATGATGCACTGGATAAAGCAGCCGTTTTCAGACATCAGTTTTATGAAGCGGCATCCAGACTGGAAGAAGAACAGGGAAAGAATCTGAAACTACGGGCACAGATCAACCGCGATTATGAAAACTCTTCTATTCCTTCTTCAAAAGCAGTACGACGTAAAAAGATCACAAACAACAGGGAAAAAACAGGCAGAAAACCAGGCGGGCAGCCTGGCCACAAAGGGCACTGCCGGAAAAGGCAGGAGCCTACGCAGCCAGTTATCCTCCTTCCTCCACCTGAAGAAGTGCTCGAAGACTGTGCTTTTAAAAAGACTGCCAGGACCATCATAAAGCAGATGGTAAGTATCCGTATGGTCCTGAATGTAATGGAATATCATGCAGATGTTTATTATAACAGTCATACGGGAGAACGTGCACATGCAGCATTTCCAGATGGAGTTATCGATGATGTGAATTATGATGGCAGCATACGGGCTTTTCTGTTCCTTCTGAACAATGACTGCTGTACATCCATTGATAAGAGCAGAGCTTTTCTGTCCGACCTGACGGGTGGAAAACTGAATATTTCCAAAGGCATGATAAGCAGACTAAACCGGGAGTTTGCTTTAAAAACTGAGCCTGAACGCAGGTCTGCCTATGCAGATATGCTGCTTTCCCCTGTTATGCATACGGATTGTACAAATGCCAGGGAAAACGGAAAGAGCTGCCAGGTATATGTCTGTGCAACCCCGGACGGAAAAGCCCTGTACTTTGCCCGCGAGAAAAAGGGACACGAAGGAGTAAAGGGTACGGTTACAGAAGACTATCAGGGGATCCTTGTCCATGACCATGATATTACCTTTTATAATTATGGAGCAGATCATCAGGAATGCCTTGCCCATGTACTGCGGTATCTGAAAGCCAGCATGGAGAATGAACCAGACCGTACCTGGAATAAAAAAATGCATGCACTGGTGCAGGAAATGGTCCACTTCCGAAATGGATGCCGGCAGCCACACGGGCCAGATCCGGAAATAGTCTCCGGATTCGAAAAACGATACCGTGAGATACTGGAAACTGCCCGGAAAGAATATGAAGACATTCCGGCAAATGATTATTATAAAGACGGGTACAATTTATTCCTGAGAATGGAGAAATACATGCACAACCATCTGTTGTTCCTGCATGATATCCGGGTACCTGCCACGAATAATGAAGCCGAAAGGCTTCTAAGGAATTATAAGCGGAAACAGGCGCAGGCCGTGACATTCAGAAGTTTCGAAAGCATCGATTATCTCTGCCAATGCATGAGCATGCTTGTTTTGATGCGCCTTGAAGATCCGGCAAATATATATGACAGAGTGTCCAGAATATTTGGATAA